One window of Phycisphaeraceae bacterium genomic DNA carries:
- a CDS encoding DUF393 domain-containing protein — protein MNQDPQRGQPLSSRDVCFYDGRCGMCVRSAKWVGRLDWLSRIDFRDLSTDPSLPMSIEDTMAGMPMVTRSGKTLIGFPAMRRAIVQTPLGFIPGLLMYLPGISHLGTRVYKRAAAHRKAVVCKLQAE, from the coding sequence GTGAACCAGGACCCGCAACGAGGTCAGCCGCTGTCGTCGCGCGATGTCTGCTTCTACGACGGCCGGTGCGGCATGTGCGTGCGATCAGCAAAGTGGGTGGGCAGACTGGACTGGCTGAGCCGCATCGATTTCCGCGATCTTTCGACCGACCCGTCGCTGCCCATGTCGATCGAGGACACGATGGCTGGGATGCCGATGGTCACTCGATCGGGCAAGACACTGATCGGATTCCCAGCAATGCGTCGCGCGATCGTGCAGACACCGCTCGGGTTCATCCCAGGACTATTGATGTACCTGCCGGGCATCAGCCATCTCGGCACACGCGTCTACAAGCGCGCAGCTGCGCATCGGAAAGCA